DNA from Quercus lobata isolate SW786 chromosome 1, ValleyOak3.0 Primary Assembly, whole genome shotgun sequence:
CATATGGTACAGCCCTATACTATACCTTTTTCTACCCAATACAGTATATTATTATACTATATAGACCACACTGTCATAGATAATCAAGGAATGCCTATGATGGGAATGAAAGGAATGTAATAGCTAGATGGTGCTAAACCCCACTCTGGTGGCAGAAGCAGATAGATGGTCTTGGATGAACCAAACTTGTTCTTGATGGGCTTGCATTTCGCAGCTTCGATGGTAGAAGGGCAAGATTTGGAAAAGCTGAGAGGAGTAGAGATGGTGTAGGTGTTAGGCTCATGGGTTGTGATAATTTTGGATACCATGTTTTTCTTTGAGGCATAGAGCTGGGTTGGACCCCCTAGAAGCTTGGCATAGCAATTCAGTGGAGGAGATGATTTTGGAGTACTGTCTGTGGGAAGTTCGACTTCAAAAGAGCCATCATCTTCTGTGATTACTGTTTAACTCGATCACACTTCACAAGAACCTTAATGCCTGAAACAAATTAGGCAGAGTATGGAAAGTTTAGCTGCTTGAGAGACTGGGGCTAATCAAGTCAGTCAATGAGTCGAAGTTGGTTCAATTCATAGAAGAATGTAGGGTGTGCAACGAACTTGACAATCTGTCAAAACCGATCCGACTCAACTCAACCCACCAGGATGGGTTGGTTTTTAGgggttggtgggttgggttgggtcatggatatatatatatatatatatatattttttacagtgggtttgggtttgggtcatgAGATTTACAAATCCGTCTAACTCGACCTGACCTatctatatttaatatatttttaaatttaaaaatatatgttaaaaaatatattatataattttgttatttatttatatattttgccCATCTTCCTAAATAAATCCCAAACCCTAAGTTTTTCTCATAtagtttgtgtttatttgcgcatgattatttagttataaatttgctcttacttgtggtggtggtggtgttctaatgctcaatttattaatcataatagtaattaaaaaaaattgtctaaccTATAAGTACAATCCGACTTAACCCGATCCATGTagattgggttgggttaggttgggttgaaCCCTTGTGATGGgctgggttgggttggattgtTTTATAACTAACCATGGTGGATTGGATTGAAAAAACTTctcaacctaacccaacccaactcataCACACCCTTAGAAGCCagctacaaattttataaagaaaatgctagagatacaactttttcacaaaaaatatttacatcaaTGTATTGATTTTGGGCCCAGAACCTATAAGAATTGGctacaacaaaaatttataaaaatattttatggctATAAtgttacttattttataataaaaagatttacAAATTGGCTAATAACTAATAAGTGTCACTTCAacaaccaataaataaatatcttagTTATCTTTATGTGATTGACAACAACAAATCATCAGTTTATAAACTCTAAGTGGTAAAATTTGTAGGATAATGTTTATTATACACaccatatataataaaaagatttacGAATTGACTAATAACTAACTAGTGTCACTTTAAggaccaataaataaatatatcagTTATCTTTACGTGATTAATAACACATCATCAGTTTATAAactttatgtaataaaatttgtaagatAATGTTTATTATACATCACCTATTACACAAACTCTTAATATGCACTGAAATTACAATTTTCATATTAGAAATTGTGACTTTATTTCAAGTCATGATTTTAGTGCATttttaagtgtgtgtgtgtataagaATGTGTGTAATAAGGTGTGTATTAATATTTTTCCATATTTGTATCATCTCCAACATCTCTTAAAGTCATTTATTTCATCGTGTATATTTTGCTCCATACCTAAAATATATAGTAGTGTCCATGCAGTTTTAAAGCAATACACTATAGTATAACTTAgccacacaccaaaaaaaaaaagcagcaatACTCTAAACAATGTTATAGTACCACAAATGCTATAATTTCCCTAGCTAAAATACTGAAGAGATGGCAActtaaagataattttttttaggactTCAAGCGTGTAAATCGGAGGGAAAGAAAGTTGAGTACAAACCCgagaagacatcattgtgactGCAGTCATGGCAAGAGGCCTTGCCCTTCACAACATAGCATGTTGAAAACTCTGGCTTCGCAAAAGCCAAAACAAAGAGAAGTGCTGTGATCAGCGTAGGTAAAGCCATGGAAGCACAGACAGAAAAGATATGGAAGTAAACTTTGATGAGAAGATGCAACATAAGAGCTCATAAATATAGAGACTAGGAACAAGAACTATACTAAATGAAAAGGGCCCCAGGGTTTGTTTAGTAGTTGGTTATAAAGAAATgcatttattttacttttctaaATTTGATGAACACTAATAGCACGTACAAGAAGTCTAAGGAAGTCTCAGAGAGTTCtaaggaagaattgaaaccacGAGTGTTTAATTaagcctttttttattttattttattttattttttttatatattaaacttCCCACTTCCTTTTGCTTGCTAGAGAAAAAAGGGTAGGGGTGGCTTGGTGGCTTTTGTGGAAAATTTCGAATCATTTTACCAATTGTTGGTGATAAGAATTAGCGTTAGGAAGAAAAACATTAAAGTTCTATTCCATATACAACCTTACCTTGCAAACATGTGCCTTCCTGGAAAATTAATATTACAATTTAGGATTGAATAATAACATTTAGAATATTAAATATCATAATACCATATATATTATTAGAtacaagaaataaaatcttaactATGAGGCTAGTAGTCACGTACCTTGTACAactttaaaggaaaaaagaaaaaatagccTTGGAAAACTATatacacaaatatataatttgcacaaatttttttttttcacacatttgAATAAATTTAGAGACACCCAATTTCAGACTCAATTTCACATATTAAAATAGTTAATTACGAGTAGTCGATACTTTTTACCCACCAAATTTTACAAGAAtccactgtttttttttttttttttcactattcaCAATCGaccattttaataaattatgaaatttagtGTAAAATTAGGTGTGCTTATAGTATTATTACACACATTCACATATATAATCATTGGATGAGCTAGCGTTTGGCctgaaaaagttaaaaagataaataaagatATTGAAGGAAATTACTCCAGAATGTTTTGTgttgtaatttactattttgatCATCTTTCATGTATTGTAAGCTCAATTAATTATCGCAGACAATAGGGGGGTATTGCacctcaaatttatttttatttttttactttatgtgttttaatgaatttccatttcaacccaaaaaagaaaaaaagaaaaagaaaaaagaaaaaagagatgaatATATTACTTGgccagaagaaaaagaagattattagaagaagaagaagaagaagaagacgaaaaACTTATAACAGGTAGTGATATTCTAAAAATGTAGCAATAGAAATATAGTAAATTAGCAACACATTCCAAGCACCACAGTTGCGTCTTATTTGAGTCCAATAACTTACAATACCACAAAAGAAACTTCTTAAAAGTGTTGAAAGTCTTCTTCAATCTTCACACAAACATATAGTACAGCCCTatattataccatttttacccaaCACAGTATATTATTATACTACATAAACCACTGTCATAGATAATCAAGGTATGCCAATGATGGGAAAGAAAGGGATAGGAAAATAATAGCTAGATGGTGCTAAACCCCACTCTGGTGGCAGAGGCAGATCGAAGGTCTTGGATGAACCAAACTTGTTCTTGATGGGCTTGCATTTCGCAGCTTCGATGGTAGAAGGGCAAGATTTGGAAAAGCTGAGAGGAGTGGAGATGGTGTAGGTGTTAGGCTCATGGGTTGTGATAATTTTGGATACCATGTTTTTCTTTGAGGCATAGAGCTGGGTTGGTCCCCCTAGAAGCTTGGCATAGCAATTCAGTGGAGGAGATGATTTTGGAGTACTGTCTGAGGGAAGCGCGACTTCAAAAGAGCCATCATCTTCTGTGATTGCCGTAGCCAACTTTTTAACTCGATCACACTTCACAAGAACCTTAATGCCTGATATAAAATAGGCAGAGTATAGAAAGTTTAGCTGCTTGAGAGACTAGGGCTAATCAAGTCAGACAATGAGTCAAAGTTGGTTGAATTTGTAGAAGACACagcaacaaattttataaagaaaatgctagagatacaatttttttgacaaaattttttacactAATGCATTGATTGTGGGCCCataactaataagaatttgccacaacaataaaaattataaaaatgttataaaatagtttattataacattacttattttataattaataaaaagatttaCAAATTGAATAATGACTAATAAGTGTCACTTCAacaaccaataaataaatatttcagTTATCTTTACATGATTGTAACACATCATTAGTATATAAgctgtaaaaaaatttgtaggatAATGTTTATCATACACAccctatataataaaaagatttacAAATTGACTAATAACTAACAAGTGTCACTTCAATGACCAATAAATAGATATCTCATTTATCTTTATGTGATTGATAACACATCACCCAAATTTGTAAGAGAATGGTTATTATACACacc
Protein-coding regions in this window:
- the LOC115979067 gene encoding uncharacterized protein LOC115979067; translated protein: MALPKLITALLFVLAFAKIEISTCYVVKGKVSCHDCSHNDVFSGIKVLVKCDRVKKLATAITEDDGSFEVALPSDSTPKSSPPLNCYAKLLGGPTQLYASKKNMVSKIITTHEPNTYTISTPLSFSKSCPSTIEAAKCKPIKNKFGSSKTFDLPLPPEWGLAPSSYYFPIPFFPIIGIP